In Streptococcus gallolyticus subsp. gallolyticus DSM 16831, the sequence AGACATTGATGGTGTTTACTTGACATTTGAATTGAGCGCTTTGAAACGTGTTATTAACCGCGCAGAACAAGAAACTGTTGAACCTGAAACAACTGTTATCGAAGAAGCAACAGAAACAGAAGCAGTTGTTGAAGAAGCTACTGAAGAAGCAAGTACAGATACTGCTATTGAAAGCAAAGATTAATACATGAAGTCAGATGTGAAAAACGTCTGGCTTTTTAAATGCAATGTTTGGAGAATTTTCCAGCATAATCTGCTTAAAAGCGTGTAATAAGTGGAGAAAAAATTGCCAATTTATGGTAAAATATTATAACGAGTATGCTTTTAAGGAAATTTTATGTTTAAATTTAGAAAAAAAGAAAAGGCGATAAGCCTTGAAAAGATTCCAAAACACATCGGAATCATCATGGATGGAAATGGTCGCTGGGCGAAGAAGCGTATGCAACCACGTGTCATGGGACACAAAGCAGGAATGGACGCTCTGCAAGACGTCACCATTGCGGCTTCTGAACTTGGTGTTAAAGTTTTGACGGTCTATGCTTTCTCAACTGAAAATTGGTCTCGTCCCGAAGATGAAGTTAAATTCATTATGAATTTACCAGTCGAATTCTTTGATAAATATGTCCCTGAATTGGACGCAAATAATGTCAAAGTTCAAGTTATTGGTGAAACAGACCGCCTGCCAAAAGATACTTTTGATGCGATGAAACGTGCTTGCGAGA encodes:
- a CDS encoding isoprenyl transferase — protein: MFKFRKKEKAISLEKIPKHIGIIMDGNGRWAKKRMQPRVMGHKAGMDALQDVTIAASELGVKVLTVYAFSTENWSRPEDEVKFIMNLPVEFFDKYVPELDANNVKVQVIGETDRLPKDTFDAMKRACEKTKHNSGLILNFALNYGGRSEITEAVKNIAQEVLEAKINPDDITEDVISNHLMTNHLPYLYRDPDLIIRTSGELRLSNFLPWQSAYSEFYFTPVLWPDFKKDELIKAIAEYNRRHRRFGGI